GAATAAGCACTGAACAAGTACTGACTAAAACTGATTGAAAACTGGTATTATGAATAAGTTAGTGGCTGGATGAATCAGTTATAATGTGTTTCTTAAATCAGCCAGTTGCGGCTACCACTAAAACTGGGGGTACAATAAAAGTTTAAGGGCAGCAATCCGTAATTAACATAAACAGAAAAGGCGCTTCACGGTGTGGAGCGCCTTTTCTGTTTATGTATTTAAACTTAAGAGTTGATTGCCTTCCAGATCATATCTTTCAATGGCAATATATTTTTACCTGTCACCGAAGAAATGAAAATATAAGGTACATCTTCCGGTAGCTCCTGCTCCATTTCCTTCTCCAGCTCCTCATCAAGCATATCAGATTTGGTAATAGCCAGCAATTTGGGTTTATCGGCCAATTCTGGATTATACGCAGTCAGTTCATTCAATAGAATGGCGTACTCCTCACGGATCGTCCGGTCTGTATCAGCCGGCACCATAAACAACAAAACAGAATTTCGTTCGATATGTCGCAAGAAACGGTATCCTAATCCTTTTCCTTCGGAAGCCCCTTCAATAATGCCCGGGATATCGGCCATAACAAAGGAACGGTTGTCCCGGTAGCTCACCATACCCAAATTAGGCACCAGTGTTGTAAAGGGGTAATTCGCGATTTCTGGTTTTGCAGCAGAGACCACCGACAACAACGTTGATTTACCCGCATTCGGAAATCCAACCAATCCAACATCAGCAAGAACCTTCAATTCGAGAATCATCCACTGCTCTTTCCCCGGAAGACCAGGTTGCGAAAACCGTGGTGTCTGTTGTGTCGGCGACTTAAAATGCCAATTGCCCAGCCCGCCTTTTCCACCCGGAACCAATATTCTGGTTTCACCGTCTTCTGTGATATCGAACAATACCTCTCCCGTCTCCGCATCCTTTGCAATCGTACCCAGTGGCACTTCCAAGATCTCATCACGTCCAGTTGCCCCGGTACGCAAAGAACTGCCACCAGACTCACCATTTGAGGCGATAATATGCTTACGATATTTTAAATGGAGTAAGGTCCAGAGATTAGTCGTTCCTTTCAGTATAATATGTCCGCCACGACCGCCGTCACCACCATCGGGTCCACCAGTCGCGGTGTGCTTGTCACGGTGCAAATGAGCCGAACCTGCCCCACCATGTCCAGAACGACAACACACTTTCACATAATCAACAAAATTCGAACCTTGCGCCATTACAGTTTATTACAGTCTAAAAAATACTTATCTTAATTAATAATTATCGATGATATCTGTCAAACTTTTAAAGATAGAATCGATATCGCCGATACCATTCACTTTAGAAAGTTTGCCTTGTGCCTCATAGTACGGCAACACATGAATCGTCTTGGTGAAATATTCATCAATACGCTTCACCAATTTATCCGCATCATCATCCGCACGGCCAGAAATTTCCTTCCGTTTAGCGATGCGTGCTTTCAATTCATCCTCATTCACATCCAGTGCGATCACAACCGAGATTGAAGTATTGATACCTTCTAAAAAAGCATCCAATGCCTCAGCTTGAGCAACAGTACGAGGAAATCCATCAAAAATAAATCCTTTTGCATCTGGATTTTTCTTCACTTCCTCTTCCAGCATTGCTATCGTAATCGAATCTGGCACTAAATTTCCCTCAGCAATAATCTGGCTCACTTGTTGACCAAGTGGCGTTTGACCTTTAATATGTGCTCTAAAAATATCACCGGTTGAAACATGAACCAATTGATATTTTTCAATAAGCTTTGCAGATTGGGTTCCCTTACCTGCACCCGGAGGGCCAAATATTACAAGGTTTAGCATAGTTTTATTTAAGAAATTAAAACGAGTTAAAAAATAAAAGCCTAATCACAGATGATGACTAGGCTTTTCAGTTGTGCGCTCCAAGGGAGTCGAACCCCTAACCTTCTGATCCGTAGTCAGATGCTCTATCCAATTGAGCTAGGAGCGCAATAAACCATTACGTTTAGAACTCTGTCCCATGTGTTTTGGTGACGCAAATATAGTCAGAATTCGTTCTTTTACAAATTTTTTTTCAAAAAGAAGTTCCCCCCTCCCAGCGACAACCTTGCAACAGCGCTAAAAACAAAAAGCCAATCAAATTGACTGGCTTTAATTTGTGCACTCCAAGGGAGTCGAACCCCTAACCTTCTGATCCGTAGTCAGACGCTCTATCCAATTGAGCTAGGAATGCCTTTTTAACATACAGAACCTGTATTTGTGCGCACCAAGGGAGTCGAACCCCTAACCTTCTGATTCGTAGTCAGATGCTCTATCCAATTGAGCTAGGAGCGCTAGGCAACCAAAACAAATCCGTTATCCTTTTCCGTTTTGGTGATGCAAATATCGTTATATTTATCGATTTAACAAACATTTTTTCTCTTTTTTAAACTTTATACAACAACATTTCTTTTATCTCGTTGATAATATTATATTTAAAATATCAACTTTTTTTTTTCAGACACGGACAAATGTTAGCATTCATGAGCAAAAGAGAATTAAAACTCAGCAAAATTCGCATCGGAGATATCAGTATCTCCTATTATCTTCGCCCCAGCAAATTATACCCCGCTCCAAAAACAGTCATTTTTATCCATGGTTTTCCCTTCAACAAAAATACGTGGAAACAACAGCTCCTGCAACTCGACGAAGATTATATGGGCATCGCTATTGATGTTCGAGGACATGGCCTAAGTACCAACGGTCATGGTTTTTTCTCCGTTGATGTTTTTGCCAAAGATCTCGTGGAATTTATTCGTAAACTCGACCTCAATCATGTTATCCTTTGCGGAATCTCGATGGGGGGCTATATCGCGCTCAGGACTTATGAACTGATCGGACAACAGCTTAAAGGACTTATCCTCTGCGACACAAATTCGCTTGCCGACGACAACAAAGCCAAACAAAAGCGTTTTGATTCCATTCAGGCTTTATTAAAATATGGCAGAAGACCGTTTGCCATTGGCTTTATCGCAAATGTGTTTCACGATAAAACAATCCGTGAAAACACTGAAGCTGTTGAACTCATCAAAAGCTGTATTCGCAGAAATGAGGTTGCCAGCATTTGTGCAACTCAACTTGCTCTCGCTTCACGAACAGATACAACCCATTCGCTGAAGACGATTATTATTCCAACACTGCTCATAAAAGGGAAACACGACAAGATGATGAGCGAAGAACAAACCAATATCCTTATTGAAAATATACCAGACGTCCGCTATATGGAGTTTGAAGAATCCGGGCACTTGCCAAATCTCGAGGAACCCGAAAAATTCAACACCGTGCTAAATGATTTCCTACGAAATATACCACAATAACACTCTATTTGGTCGCCAAATACCATATCGGATATAAAAACAATAAAAAAAGCCACATCAGTGGCTTTTATTTCTTTTTTTCATTCAGATTTCGCTCTACGGATACTAGAACGAAAAATCATCTTTTGACCGAACATCCGCTTCTTCAGCGTATGCATCATCAAAGTTAGGCTCATAACGTTTCTCGATTACTTCCTGATTAGACTTGATGTAATTAACTACATCTGTCAAACCCTCAGCGAACTTTTCAAAATCTTCTTTATATAAGAAAATCTTATGCTTAATAAACTGGCCATCCTCAAAGCGTTTCTTGCTTTCTGTGATAGTAATGTAGTAATCGTTCGATCGAGTTGCTTTTACATCAAAAAAATAAGTACGCTTACCTGCTCTCACCTTTTTTGAAAAAACTTCTTCACGTTCTTTGTTTTCAAAATCTCCCATTGGTTGTTATTTAAGTTTAAAGTAATCTTAATCTTTGATAAATATATAATAATTCATTTTAATACACCAAATAATATTAAAAAAAAAGACAATTACGCGTAAAAATGGCAGTTCGCTTCAATTTATAGCCAAGATAAAAAATAAACAACAAGATTTTTTACCGACGAAATCATTACATTTACCGAAAATATAAGTTGTATTACCTAAAGCAAATATGTAGAATATATTTGTGACGCTATCTTTGAGTCATAAATAGTAAAAACATTATGGAAAAAGAACCCATCATACCAAACAGCAATAATAGCCGCAATATTGTAGGAGCGATTGTGATCATCGTAGGTATATTCTTATTATTGAATAACCTCAATTTAGGAAGTTGGTTTCCGGATTGGTTATTTGGCTGGCAAACGATATTAATCATAATTGGATTGGTCATTGGCATAAATTCCCAATTTCAGAAAAAATCGGCAATTATCCTATTGATCATAGGCGGAGCGAGCCTTATTTCAAGAATGATGCGCACCGACTTTGGTTCTGTAACCGTCCCTATCATCATCATTTCGCTCGGGATTTACTTTAT
The Sphingobacterium multivorum genome window above contains:
- the obgE gene encoding GTPase ObgE is translated as MAQGSNFVDYVKVCCRSGHGGAGSAHLHRDKHTATGGPDGGDGGRGGHIILKGTTNLWTLLHLKYRKHIIASNGESGGSSLRTGATGRDEILEVPLGTIAKDAETGEVLFDITEDGETRILVPGGKGGLGNWHFKSPTQQTPRFSQPGLPGKEQWMILELKVLADVGLVGFPNAGKSTLLSVVSAAKPEIANYPFTTLVPNLGMVSYRDNRSFVMADIPGIIEGASEGKGLGYRFLRHIERNSVLLFMVPADTDRTIREEYAILLNELTAYNPELADKPKLLAITKSDMLDEELEKEMEQELPEDVPYIFISSVTGKNILPLKDMIWKAINS
- a CDS encoding adenylate kinase — encoded protein: MLNLVIFGPPGAGKGTQSAKLIEKYQLVHVSTGDIFRAHIKGQTPLGQQVSQIIAEGNLVPDSITIAMLEEEVKKNPDAKGFIFDGFPRTVAQAEALDAFLEGINTSISVVIALDVNEDELKARIAKRKEISGRADDDADKLVKRIDEYFTKTIHVLPYYEAQGKLSKVNGIGDIDSIFKSLTDIIDNY
- a CDS encoding DUF3276 family protein, coding for MGDFENKEREEVFSKKVRAGKRTYFFDVKATRSNDYYITITESKKRFEDGQFIKHKIFLYKEDFEKFAEGLTDVVNYIKSNQEVIEKRYEPNFDDAYAEEADVRSKDDFSF
- a CDS encoding alpha/beta fold hydrolase codes for the protein MSKRELKLSKIRIGDISISYYLRPSKLYPAPKTVIFIHGFPFNKNTWKQQLLQLDEDYMGIAIDVRGHGLSTNGHGFFSVDVFAKDLVEFIRKLDLNHVILCGISMGGYIALRTYELIGQQLKGLILCDTNSLADDNKAKQKRFDSIQALLKYGRRPFAIGFIANVFHDKTIRENTEAVELIKSCIRRNEVASICATQLALASRTDTTHSLKTIIIPTLLIKGKHDKMMSEEQTNILIENIPDVRYMEFEESGHLPNLEEPEKFNTVLNDFLRNIPQ